Proteins from a genomic interval of Salvelinus alpinus chromosome 7, SLU_Salpinus.1, whole genome shotgun sequence:
- the LOC139580341 gene encoding cystatin-like, which produces MLMNWKIVVPLLAVAVIVTSADGIPGGVVDADMNDPATRDALQFAVAENNKRTNDMYVWQVAKVVKAQEQVVAGMKYIFTVQMARTLCRKGGVKDCAVHPAPAVTYQCTFEVWSRPWLGTIQLIKNDCQP; this is translated from the exons ATGCTCATGAATTGGAAGATCGTCGTTCCTTTGCTCGCGGTGGCAGTCATCGTGACGAGCGCCGATGGGATACCGGGGGGCGTCGTGGACGCAGATATGAACGACCCCGCTACCAGAGACGCGCTGCAGTTCGCGGTGGCCGAAAACAACAAGAGAACAAACGACATGTATGTTTGGCAGGTGGCTAAAGTTGTCAAGGCTCAGGAACAG GTGGTAGCTGGGATGAAGTACATCTTCACAGTGCAGATGGCCAGGACCCTGTGCAGGAAGGGAGGCGTGAAGGACTGCGCTGTGCATCCGGCCCCAGCTGTG ACCTACCAGTGCACCTTTGAGGTGTGGAGCCGCCCCTGGCTGGGAACGATCCAGTTGATCAAGAATGACTGCCAGCCGTAA